One Cohnella candidum genomic region harbors:
- a CDS encoding ammonium transporter has product MQLADLSRGLDTIWVVLTAAMILLMEGGFALLEAGFVRQKNAVSIIMKVFVDISFGALVYYAVGFGLMYGKDWGGWIGSSGFFMGGDLTHLHLNISHDTYWLFQSAFVIAVISIVSGAVAERIHFRAYIVYTIFMTGLIYPIAGHWIWSPGGWLAKLGMVDFAGSAAIHALGGFAALAAAIFLGPRIGRFGEGGKTNIVPPSNLPLASVGAFILWFGWFGFNSGSTLSATNEAIGHIAVTTMLASAAGCATCILFTMLRYRKSDPPMVINGALAGLVGITAGCAFVSDAAAILIGAVSGIAMVFASEWLEARKVDDPVGAFAVHGISGSIGTLAVGLFAVPGSTAHAGLFYGGGWQLLGAQALGLAVVAVWGFALTWGTFALIQRFKPARVSRDEELIGLDVGIHGVPAYSQEHDFLDVDDLRNPR; this is encoded by the coding sequence ATGCAATTGGCGGATTTGTCCAGGGGATTGGACACGATATGGGTAGTGCTTACAGCCGCGATGATCCTGCTGATGGAAGGCGGATTCGCCCTGCTGGAAGCCGGTTTCGTCCGTCAGAAAAACGCCGTCAGCATCATCATGAAGGTGTTCGTCGACATCTCCTTCGGAGCGCTCGTCTATTACGCCGTCGGGTTCGGTTTGATGTACGGCAAGGACTGGGGCGGATGGATCGGCAGCAGCGGGTTCTTCATGGGAGGAGACCTGACGCATCTTCATCTGAACATCTCCCACGACACCTATTGGTTGTTCCAAAGCGCATTCGTCATCGCCGTCATTTCCATCGTCTCGGGCGCGGTCGCGGAGCGCATCCATTTCCGCGCTTACATCGTATACACGATTTTCATGACCGGCCTCATCTACCCGATCGCGGGTCACTGGATTTGGTCCCCCGGAGGATGGTTGGCGAAACTTGGCATGGTCGATTTCGCCGGCTCGGCCGCGATTCATGCCCTCGGCGGCTTCGCCGCGCTGGCCGCGGCCATTTTCCTCGGACCTCGCATCGGCCGTTTCGGAGAAGGCGGCAAAACGAACATCGTGCCTCCTTCCAACCTGCCGCTCGCATCGGTCGGTGCGTTCATCCTGTGGTTCGGCTGGTTCGGCTTCAATTCGGGGAGCACGCTCAGCGCCACCAACGAGGCCATCGGCCACATCGCCGTGACGACGATGCTCGCGTCCGCGGCCGGATGCGCAACCTGTATCCTGTTCACGATGCTCCGCTACCGGAAATCCGATCCGCCGATGGTCATCAACGGCGCGCTTGCAGGCCTGGTCGGCATTACGGCTGGCTGCGCCTTCGTCTCCGACGCCGCCGCGATCCTGATCGGAGCCGTTTCCGGAATCGCGATGGTGTTCGCCAGCGAATGGCTGGAGGCGCGGAAGGTTGACGATCCGGTCGGCGCTTTCGCCGTGCACGGCATCAGCGGCAGCATAGGCACGCTCGCCGTCGGCCTCTTCGCGGTGCCGGGCTCGACCGCGCATGCAGGTCTCTTCTACGGCGGCGGTTGGCAACTACTTGGCGCGCAGGCGCTTGGATTGGCGGTCGTCGCCGTATGGGGCTTCGCGCTGACATGGGGCACGTTCGCGCTCATCCAGCGGTTTAAGCCCGCCAGGGTGTCCCGAGACGAAGAGCTCATCGGCCTCGACGTCGGCATTCACGGCGTTCCGGCATACAGCCAGGAGCACGACTTCCTTGACGTCGACGATCTGCGAAATCCCCGTTAA